From Natrinema amylolyticum, the proteins below share one genomic window:
- a CDS encoding RNA-protein complex protein Nop10: MKSDIRVCSAWREAHDSPVYTLSDTCPDCGATAENSAPAPFDPNDPYGEYRRALKRRRR, translated from the coding sequence ATGAAATCGGATATCCGGGTGTGTTCGGCGTGGCGCGAGGCCCACGACAGCCCGGTGTACACCCTTTCTGACACCTGTCCCGACTGCGGAGCCACGGCCGAAAACAGCGCTCCGGCACCGTTCGATCCGAACGATCCATACGGGGAGTACCGACGCGCTCTTAAACGTCGCCGCCGCTGA